A portion of the Bombina bombina isolate aBomBom1 chromosome 9, aBomBom1.pri, whole genome shotgun sequence genome contains these proteins:
- the LOC128640531 gene encoding putative nuclease HARBI1, whose product MEIVIAMFHTIYMRRMERRIDVQAVQQIDRLQRRRRRIPRFFRPRSGLDALSDIDIIRRFRLSRESIERLYNQISGQLEPITFRTHALSGMLKLLAVLHFLATGSFQSVTSVVVGMSQPSFSRHLTTVIDALLSVFKRYVFLPNTADEWHSVKLNFFRLAGIPNVLGAIDCTHVRVRPPHLKEEMYRNRKLYHSLNIQMVCDAGDAGYSCRNWLLTPVNIPRTRSEMRYNDAHKTTRCVIERTFGMLKSHFRCLDESGGTLQYVPEKVAVMVLVCCMLHNIALRQSNIEELEIITPDEDGVESVPQDVVEGGTHARNQLIQTHFVNSKIFLSSSMKIYNSKMKNVLHKIIHNLDDESDV is encoded by the exons ATGGAAATTGTTATTGCAATGTTTCATACTATTTATATGCGTCGAATGGAACGAAGAATAGATGTTCAAGCTGTTCAACAGATAGATAGGCTTCAAAGAAGGCGCAGAAGGATTCCAAGGTTTTTTCGTCCCAGATCAGGACTTGATGCACTTTCTGACATTGACATCATCAGGCGTTTCAGATTGAGTAGAGAATCAATTGAAAGGCTATACAATCAAATATCTGGTCAACTTGAACCCATTACTTTTCGGACACATGCTCTGTCCGGAATGTTGAAGCTGTTGGCTGTTTTACATTTTCTAGCAACTGGTTCCTTTCAATCAGTTACTAGTGTAGTTGTTGGCATGAGCCAGCCTTCTTTTTCACGCCACCTAACTACAGTGATTGATGCTCTTTTGTCAGTTTTCAAACGGTATGTTTTTTTACCAAATACTGCTGATGAATGGCATTCTgtaaagcttaatttttttagacttGCTGGAATCCCAAATGTGTTGGGTGCAATTGATTGTACTCATGTCAGAGTAAGGCCACCACATCTAAAAGAAGAAATGTATCGCAACCGCAAGTTGTATCATTCTTTGAACATCCAGATGGTTTGTGATGCTG gagaTGCAGGATATTCCTGTAGGAACTGGCTACTTACTCCTGTAAATATTCCACGCACAAGATCTGAAATGCGGTACAATGATGCACACAAAACAACTCGATGTGTGATTGAGAGGACCTTTGGAATGCTCAAAAGCCATTTTCGTTGTCTAGATGAATCCGGAGGCACTCTTCAATACGTTCCTGAGAAAGTGGCTGTTATGGTGTTGGTCTGTTGCATGTTGCATAACATCGCTTTGCGACAATCAAAcatagaggaactggaaataataacACCAGATGAAGATGGTGTTGAATCTGTTCCTCAAGATGTAGTCGAAGGGGGTACACATGCACGTAACCAGTTGATACAAACTCATTTC GTTAACTCGAAAATTTTTCTAAGTTCAAGCATgaaaatctataattcaaaaatgaAAAACGTTCTCCACAAAATTATTCACAATTTAGATGATGAGAGTGATGtgtaa